In Amblyraja radiata isolate CabotCenter1 chromosome 30, sAmbRad1.1.pri, whole genome shotgun sequence, a single window of DNA contains:
- the tcf19 gene encoding transcription factor 19, which translates to MLSEVQPCLQLLRIGPGPQPSPGSSPSPSDLYTFLPRGQRCTFRLGRQADLTDLRLSSGRADQLISRVHAELQAHRSPAGEWTVYVLDRSTNGTFVNDVRIPKGQRTEMADGDTVTFGHPDAVNIPEGCVASQQDSEFYFLFQKVRVRPADFDAITLPKVQEQSGFRPVRSTDKCISPQGARIRSFTEAPAASRATLILNSIGSISTLKSQLPPFQSEWGGGDAGGIPGKFRRFSLDGRRPSDSAAAPAAVPGPTRPAAKHRRKTVHTVLPDIELEEEIQRFSVEVQQSATSRRHCKSESDVDPDLLRQLTLGVRALTPPGPKPTVKKHKQEHSAHILRSPTDNAHLTPTGKKRGRPRKHPLGSVPLGSKVTCQVFSRTLYSAEQCAAEQCQLPQEDTLEWVQCDDCDAWYHTECVGCNYTAMKESSAEFHCGCT; encoded by the exons ATGCTGTCGGAGGTGCAGCCGTGTCTGCAGCTGCTGCGGATCGGCCCCGGGCCCCAGCCCAGCCCCggctccagccccagccccagcgacCTCTACACCTTCCTGCCCCGCGGCCAGCGCTGCACCTTCCGCCTGGGCCGGCAGGCCGACCTGACCGACCTGCGCCTCAGCTCGGGCCGCGCCGACCAGCTCATCTCCCGGGTACACGCTGAGCTGCAGGCCCACAGGAGCCCGGCCGGGGAATGGACCGTGTACGTCCTGGACAGGAGCACCAACg GTACTTTTGTGAATGATGTCCGCATACCCAAAGGCCAAAGGACGGAGATGGCGGATGGAGACACGGTGACCTTCGGCCACCCGGATGCGGTGAACATCCCGGAGGGTTGTGTGGCAAGTCAGCAGGACTCCGAGTTTTACTTCCTGTTCCAAAAGGTCCGGGTGCGTCCGGCGGACTTTGACGCCATAACGCTCCCGAAGGTCCAGGAGCAGAGCGGATTCCGGCCCGTCCGTTCCACGGACAAGTGCATCTCTCCGCAGGGCGCCAGGATCCGCAGCTTCACCGAGGCGCCGGCGGCTTCGCGGGCCACGCTGATCCTCAACTCCATCGGTAGCATCAGCACGCTGAAGTCGCAGCTGCCCCCCTTCCAGTCCGAGTGGGGGGGCGGAGACGCGGGGGGGATCCCGGGCAAGTTCCGACGCTTCTCCCTGGACGGACGCCGCCCGAGCGACTCCGCGGCTGCTCCTGCCGCCGTCCCTGGCCCGACGCGGCCGGCAGCCAAACACCGGCGGAAGACGGTCCACACTGTCCTCCCCGACATCGAGCTGGAGGAGGAGATACAGCGGTTTTCGGTGGAGGTTCAGCAAAGCGCCACCAGCCGCCGGCACTGTAAGTCCGAGTCTGACGTCGACCCTGATCTCCTACGGCAATTGACTCTGGGCGTTCGGGCACTGACGCCGCCCGGTCCAAAGCCAACGGTCAAGAAGCACAAACAGGAGCACAGTGCTCATATTCTCCGAAGCCCAACGGATAATGCCCACCTCACCCCCACTGG GAAGAAGCGGGGGCGACCACGGAAGCACCCTTTGGGCAGCGTTCCCCTTGGCTCCAAGGTGACTTGTCAGGTCTTCAGCCGCACGCTGTACTCTGCCGAGCAGTGTGCAGCCGAGCAGTGCCAGCTGCCGCAGGAGGACACCCTGGAGTGGGTGCAATGTGATGACTGTGACGCTTGGTATCACACGGAGTGTGTCGGCTGCAACTACACTGCCATGAAGGAGTCATCGGCGGAGTTCCACTGTGGCTGCACGTAA